In Cedecea neteri, a single genomic region encodes these proteins:
- the phoU gene encoding phosphate signaling complex protein PhoU has product MDNLNLNKHISGQFNAELEYIRTQVMTMGGLVEQQLSDAITAMHNQDSELAKRVIAGDQKVNMMEVAIDEACVRIIAKRQPTASDLRLVMAIIKTIAELERIGDVADKICRTALEKFSQQHQPLLVSLESLGRHTVQMLHDVLDAFARMDLDEAVRIYREDKKVDQEYEGIVRQLMTYMMEDSRTIPSVLTALFCARSIERIGDRCQNICEYIFYFVKGQDFRHVGGDELDKLLAGKDPKE; this is encoded by the coding sequence ATGGACAACCTCAACTTAAACAAACACATTTCTGGCCAGTTCAACGCCGAGCTGGAGTACATCCGTACTCAGGTGATGACGATGGGCGGGCTGGTGGAACAGCAGCTCTCCGACGCGATCACCGCGATGCACAACCAGGACAGCGAGCTGGCGAAGCGCGTCATCGCCGGTGACCAGAAGGTCAACATGATGGAAGTGGCGATCGATGAAGCCTGCGTGCGCATCATTGCCAAACGCCAGCCGACCGCCAGCGACCTGCGTCTGGTGATGGCGATCATCAAAACCATTGCTGAGCTGGAACGTATTGGTGACGTAGCGGATAAAATCTGCCGTACTGCGCTGGAAAAATTCTCCCAGCAGCACCAGCCGCTGCTGGTCAGCCTGGAATCGCTGGGGCGCCACACCGTGCAGATGCTGCACGACGTGCTGGACGCTTTCGCGCGTATGGATCTGGACGAAGCGGTGCGTATCTACCGCGAAGACAAGAAAGTTGACCAGGAATATGAAGGTATCGTGCGCCAGCTGATGACCTACATGATGGAAGACTCCCGTACCATTCCAAGCGTGCTGACCGCGCTGTTCTGCGCCCGCTCTATCGAGCGTATCGGTGACCGCTGCCAGAACATCTGCGAATACATCTTCTACTTCGTGAAGGGGCAGGATTTCCGTCACGTGGGCGGCGATGAACTGGACAAGCTGCTGGCGGGTAAAGATCCGAAAGAGTAA
- the pstB gene encoding phosphate ABC transporter ATP-binding protein PstB — protein MSKVDLAPGKIQVRDLNFYYGKFHALKNINLDIAKNQVTAFIGPSGCGKSTLLRTFNKMYSLYPEQRAEGEILLDGENILTQSQDIALLRAKVGMVFQKPTPFPMSIYDNIAFGVRLFEKLSRSDMDERVQWALTKAALWNETKDKLHQSGYSLSGGQQQRLCIARGIAIRPEVLLLDEPCSALDPISTGRIEELITELKEDYTVVIVTHNMQQAARCSDHTAFMYLGELIEFSETDTLFTTPAKKQTEDYITGRYG, from the coding sequence ATGAGTAAGGTTGATTTAGCCCCAGGCAAAATCCAGGTTCGCGATCTGAACTTCTACTACGGTAAGTTCCACGCGCTGAAGAACATCAATCTGGATATTGCGAAAAACCAGGTTACCGCCTTCATTGGGCCGTCAGGCTGTGGTAAATCCACCCTGCTGCGTACCTTTAACAAAATGTACTCGCTCTACCCTGAGCAGCGTGCAGAAGGTGAAATCCTGCTGGATGGGGAAAATATTCTCACCCAGAGCCAGGACATCGCCCTGCTGCGTGCCAAAGTTGGCATGGTTTTCCAGAAGCCGACGCCGTTCCCGATGTCCATCTACGACAACATCGCTTTTGGCGTGCGTCTGTTTGAAAAGCTGTCCCGCAGCGACATGGATGAACGCGTGCAGTGGGCATTGACCAAAGCCGCGCTGTGGAACGAAACTAAAGATAAACTGCACCAGAGTGGCTACAGCCTCTCCGGTGGTCAGCAGCAGCGTCTGTGCATCGCTCGCGGCATCGCGATCCGCCCGGAAGTTCTGCTGCTGGATGAGCCGTGTTCCGCGCTTGACCCGATCTCCACCGGGCGTATCGAAGAGCTGATCACCGAGCTGAAAGAAGACTATACCGTAGTGATCGTGACCCACAACATGCAGCAGGCGGCGCGTTGTTCTGACCACACGGCGTTTATGTACCTCGGCGAGCTGATCGAATTCAGCGAAACCGATACGCTGTTTACTACGCCAGCGAAGAAACAAACCGAAGATTACATTACTGGCCGCTACGGTTGA
- the pstA gene encoding phosphate ABC transporter permease PstA — MTTMEMQSSAALAESRRKMQARRRMKNRIALTLSMATMVFGLFWLVWILFSTVTRGIDGMSLALFTEMTPPPNTAGGGLANALAGSGLLILWATVIGTPLGIMAGIYLAEYGRKSALAEVIRFINDILLSAPSIVVGLFVYTIVVAKMEHFSGWAGVIALALLQVPIVIRTTENMLKLVPDSLREAAYALGTPKWKMISAITLKASVSGIITGVLLAIARIAGETAPLLFTSLSNQFWSTDMMQPIANLPVTIFKFAMSPFAEWQQLAWAGVLIITLCVLLLNILARVIFSKSKHG; from the coding sequence ATGACCACGATGGAAATGCAAAGCAGCGCGGCGCTGGCCGAATCACGCCGCAAAATGCAGGCGCGTCGCCGCATGAAAAACCGCATCGCCCTGACGCTCTCTATGGCGACCATGGTGTTCGGTCTGTTCTGGCTGGTGTGGATCCTGTTTTCCACGGTGACCCGCGGCATCGACGGCATGTCGCTGGCGCTGTTTACCGAAATGACACCTCCGCCAAATACCGCGGGCGGCGGTCTGGCGAACGCCCTGGCGGGCAGCGGCCTGCTGATCCTGTGGGCGACTGTTATCGGTACGCCGCTGGGCATCATGGCCGGGATTTATCTGGCCGAATATGGCCGTAAATCCGCCCTGGCCGAAGTGATTCGTTTTATTAACGACATTCTTCTGTCCGCGCCGTCGATTGTGGTTGGCCTGTTCGTTTACACCATTGTGGTAGCGAAAATGGAACACTTCTCCGGCTGGGCGGGCGTGATTGCGCTGGCGCTGCTGCAGGTGCCTATCGTTATTCGTACCACCGAAAACATGCTGAAACTGGTGCCGGACAGCCTGCGCGAAGCGGCTTACGCACTGGGAACACCAAAATGGAAGATGATCTCCGCGATTACGCTGAAAGCGTCCGTCTCCGGGATTATCACCGGCGTGCTGCTGGCGATTGCCCGTATCGCTGGCGAAACCGCACCGCTGCTCTTCACCTCCCTCTCCAACCAGTTCTGGAGCACGGACATGATGCAGCCTATCGCCAACCTGCCGGTGACCATTTTCAAATTTGCTATGAGCCCGTTTGCCGAATGGCAACAGCTGGCCTGGGCAGGGGTGCTGATCATTACCCTCTGCGTGCTGCTGTTGAACATTCTGGCGCGCGTGATTTTCTCGAAGAGTAAACACGGTTAA
- the pstC gene encoding phosphate ABC transporter permease PstC, with protein sequence MAVTKPTFKAPGKQGDVIFSALVRLAALIVLFLLGGIIISLFISSLPSIEKFGFSFLWSKEWDAPNEVFGALVPIYGTLVTSFIALLIAVPVSFGIALFLTELAPGWLKRPLGIAIELLAAIPSIVYGMWGLFIFAPLFATYFQEPVGNVLSAVPIVGALFSGPAFGIGILAAGVILAIMIIPYIASVMRDVFEQTPVMMKESAYGIGCTTWEVIWRIVLPFTKNGVIGGVMLGLGRALGETMAVTFIIGNTYQLDSASLYMPGNSITSALANEFAEAESGLHTAALMELGLILFVITFIVLAISKFMIMRLAKNEGARS encoded by the coding sequence GGCGATGTAATTTTCAGTGCGCTGGTAAGACTGGCTGCGCTGATTGTGCTATTTCTGCTGGGTGGGATTATCATCTCGCTGTTTATCTCCTCGCTGCCGAGCATTGAGAAGTTTGGCTTCTCTTTCCTCTGGTCCAAAGAGTGGGATGCCCCTAATGAAGTCTTCGGCGCACTGGTGCCGATTTACGGAACCCTCGTAACCTCGTTTATCGCACTGCTGATTGCGGTCCCGGTGAGCTTTGGTATCGCTCTGTTCCTGACAGAACTTGCGCCTGGCTGGCTGAAGCGCCCGCTGGGTATCGCCATTGAACTGCTGGCGGCCATTCCAAGTATCGTGTACGGCATGTGGGGCCTGTTTATCTTTGCTCCCCTGTTCGCGACTTACTTCCAGGAACCTGTAGGCAACGTGCTTTCTGCCGTGCCTATCGTTGGCGCGCTGTTCTCTGGCCCTGCGTTTGGGATCGGTATTCTTGCCGCTGGTGTGATCCTTGCCATCATGATCATCCCGTACATCGCCTCCGTGATGCGCGATGTTTTCGAACAAACGCCGGTAATGATGAAAGAATCCGCCTACGGCATCGGCTGCACCACCTGGGAAGTGATCTGGCGCATCGTGCTGCCGTTCACCAAAAATGGCGTGATTGGCGGCGTGATGCTTGGCCTCGGGCGTGCGCTGGGTGAAACCATGGCGGTGACCTTTATCATCGGTAACACCTACCAGCTCGACAGCGCTTCGCTGTATATGCCGGGCAACAGTATTACCTCTGCGCTGGCGAACGAATTTGCCGAAGCAGAATCTGGCCTGCATACCGCCGCGCTGATGGAGCTTGGCTTAATTCTGTTTGTGATTACCTTTATCGTACTGGCTATCTCTAAGTTCATGATTATGCGCCTGGCGAAAAACGAAGGGGCTCGCTCATGA